A region from the Vicia villosa cultivar HV-30 ecotype Madison, WI linkage group LG3, Vvil1.0, whole genome shotgun sequence genome encodes:
- the LOC131658284 gene encoding putative F-box/LRR-repeat protein 23: protein MAYLSIPSTEVEMETIAGPNWLELPRDVTANILQRLETIELLTSACQVCPLWWNICKDPHMWRTISITYYRYKRHPDNNAEMLCRNAIKRSCGQLESIDIELFATNDLIAYIADRKLPYLESLDISFVIKLTKDSFEAVGRYCPLLKSLICNTTHYDNGVLCAIGKTMPGLHHLKMFGKMPTDVELLPIIDGCPLLESLDLSECFYESFEYRESLEKMCRENIKDFRPPSQVSCYNYDSDCDSETESEFSSLFSYQEFESAISRIRSENWDGELTEP from the exons ATGGCGTATTTATCTATTCCATCGACGGAAGTAGAAATGGAAACAATTGCTGGGCCAAATTGGCTTGAGCTTCCAAGAGATGTGACGGCAAACATCCTTCAGAGGCTAGAGACGATTGAATTATTGACTAGTGCATGTCAAGTGTGCCCCTTATGGTGGAATATCTGCAAGGATCCTCACATGTGGCGAACCATTAGCATTACCTATTATCGTTATAAACGCCATCCTGACAATAATGCGGAGATGCTTTGTCGCAATGCAATTAAGCGAAGTTGCGGTCAGCTTGAATCCATTGACATCGAACTTTTTGCAACGAATGATCTTATTGCATATATAGCTGACAG GAAACTGCCATATCTAGAGAGTCTCGACATTTCATTTGTCATTAAACTGACAAAGGATTCCTTTGAAGCTGTTGGTCGATATTGCCCTCTTTTGAAATCTTTGATATGCAACACGACCCATTATGATAATGGTGTGTTATGTGCTATTGGTAAAACAATGCCCGGACTGCACCatcttaaaatgtttggaaagATGCCCACTGATGTTGAATTGCTTCCCATTATAGATGGATGTCCTCTACTTGAATCTCTCGACTTGTCAGAGTGTTTTTATGAGTCTTTTGAATATAGGGAAAGCTTGGAGAAAATGTGTCGTGAAAATATTAAAGATTTTCGACCTCCATCACAAGTCTCTTGTTATAACTATGATTCTGATTGTGACAGTGAGACTGAGAGTGAATTTTCTAGTTTGTTTAGTTACCAAGAATTTGAAAGTGCAATTTCTAGGATTCGTAGTGAAAATTGGGATGGTGAACTCACTGAACCGTAA